A stretch of Myroides oncorhynchi DNA encodes these proteins:
- a CDS encoding class I SAM-dependent methyltransferase, whose amino-acid sequence MKKLFKTILNIVPRPILIRLSYVVRPMMAWYLKGDTFTDPIDGKSFKTFLPYGYAKQRNNVLSPSTLSLERHRLLWLYLQRETDFFSTPKKVLHFAPEQAFYKRFKKQPNLDYTTTDLESPLADVKADICNLPFEDNSFDMILCNHVLEHIPNDTKAMQELYRILRPGGMGIFQIPQDMSRAVTFQDDSITDPKERTLIFGQYDHVRVYGRDYFDKLRAVGFTVIEEDFIHKLTPEEVTKYCLAEGEIIPVCFK is encoded by the coding sequence ATGAAGAAGTTATTCAAAACAATATTGAACATAGTACCTCGACCGATATTAATTCGGTTGAGTTACGTTGTTCGTCCTATGATGGCATGGTACCTAAAGGGAGATACCTTTACGGATCCTATTGATGGGAAGAGTTTTAAGACCTTCTTACCTTATGGATATGCTAAGCAACGCAATAACGTTCTTTCTCCTAGTACACTTTCACTAGAGAGACACCGCCTCTTATGGCTTTATTTACAGCGTGAGACAGACTTTTTTAGTACGCCTAAGAAAGTACTACACTTCGCACCTGAACAGGCGTTCTATAAGCGCTTCAAGAAACAACCTAACCTTGACTATACTACTACAGACTTAGAATCTCCTTTAGCTGATGTTAAAGCAGATATCTGTAATCTGCCTTTTGAAGATAATAGCTTTGATATGATTCTTTGTAATCACGTTTTAGAGCATATCCCAAATGATACGAAAGCGATGCAAGAACTGTATCGTATCCTTAGACCTGGTGGTATGGGGATATTCCAGATTCCACAAGATATGTCTAGAGCAGTAACCTTTCAAGATGATTCTATCACAGATCCTAAAGAGCGCACGCTTATCTTCGGTCAGTATGACCACGTGCGTGTCTACGGTCGTGACTATTTTGACAAGCTTAGAGCAGTCGGATTTACCGTTATAGAAGAAGACTTCATACATAAACTTACTCCTGAAGAAGTAACTAAATACTGTCTAGCAGAAGGAGAGATTATACCTGTGTGTTTTAAGTAA
- a CDS encoding BCCT family transporter, with amino-acid sequence MFKKLLDNKNLVINPPVFITSIVLIVALILSCILFPEKVSIWFPKAQLAVTANFGWFFVLTVNVILVFAIYLAFSKFGKIRLGGDDAEPEFTKASWFAMLFSTGMGIGIMFFSIAEPVSHFFNTPRAVDGNIEAAVQAMEFTSLHWGLHAWGIYAMVGLALAFFGFNRKLPMTFRSLFYPFWGEKIHGWWGHIIDILSALATVFGLSTSLGLGVIQITAGLQYLYGWEITPMMQAGIILFVISIATISVFSGLDKGVKFLSNANMYIAASFMLLIFILGPTLFIMKGYVENTGAYLANFIDISTWNDTYVGSGWQNIWTIFYWAWWIAWSPFVGSFIARISKGRTIKEFILGVLIVPGLITLLWMNVFGGSALHTILSGDVTMIAAVKEDVSTALFVFLENFPFSKFLSVIAIILIFSFFITSSDSGSLVVDNITSGSNGESPVWQRVFWSFAQGIIAIVLLWGGGLDALQTAVIITGLPFAVILLIMCYSLQKGLREELAKTTKKAKSKEEKSYKEIIAELLDEPINK; translated from the coding sequence ATGTTTAAAAAATTACTTGACAATAAAAATTTGGTAATTAATCCACCAGTCTTTATCACTTCAATAGTATTAATAGTTGCTTTAATCCTTAGTTGCATACTTTTTCCAGAAAAAGTAAGTATTTGGTTTCCTAAAGCACAATTGGCAGTAACAGCTAATTTCGGTTGGTTTTTTGTACTAACCGTTAATGTAATCCTAGTCTTTGCTATTTATCTTGCTTTTAGTAAATTCGGTAAGATTCGATTAGGAGGAGATGATGCAGAACCAGAATTTACAAAAGCTTCTTGGTTTGCTATGCTTTTTAGTACGGGAATGGGAATTGGTATTATGTTCTTTAGTATTGCAGAGCCTGTTTCTCACTTTTTTAATACACCACGAGCAGTAGATGGCAATATAGAAGCTGCTGTACAAGCTATGGAGTTTACTAGTCTTCACTGGGGATTACATGCATGGGGTATTTATGCGATGGTAGGATTAGCGTTAGCATTCTTTGGTTTTAATCGTAAATTACCTATGACATTCAGATCCCTTTTTTATCCATTTTGGGGTGAGAAGATACATGGATGGTGGGGACATATCATAGACATTTTATCTGCCTTAGCTACTGTATTTGGTCTTTCTACTTCACTGGGATTAGGTGTAATACAGATCACAGCAGGGTTACAATATTTATATGGGTGGGAGATTACCCCTATGATGCAAGCGGGTATTATCTTATTTGTGATAAGTATTGCTACTATATCTGTATTCTCAGGGTTAGATAAAGGTGTGAAATTCCTGAGTAATGCTAATATGTATATAGCTGCGAGTTTTATGTTGTTAATCTTTATCTTAGGACCTACCTTATTTATCATGAAAGGATATGTAGAAAATACGGGTGCTTATTTGGCTAACTTTATTGATATTAGTACATGGAATGATACTTATGTTGGTTCAGGTTGGCAAAATATTTGGACTATTTTCTATTGGGCATGGTGGATTGCATGGTCACCTTTTGTAGGAAGTTTTATAGCGCGTATTTCAAAAGGACGAACTATTAAAGAGTTTATTTTAGGAGTACTTATTGTTCCAGGATTGATTACTTTGCTATGGATGAATGTCTTCGGAGGAAGTGCATTACATACTATTTTATCAGGAGATGTAACTATGATAGCTGCTGTGAAGGAAGACGTGTCTACTGCGCTGTTTGTGTTTTTAGAGAACTTTCCTTTTTCTAAGTTTTTATCAGTTATAGCTATTATATTGATATTTTCTTTCTTCATTACTTCATCAGATTCCGGATCATTAGTAGTCGATAATATTACTTCAGGTAGTAATGGAGAATCGCCAGTGTGGCAAAGAGTATTTTGGTCTTTTGCACAAGGGATTATTGCTATTGTACTGTTGTGGGGTGGAGGATTAGATGCGCTTCAGACAGCGGTGATTATTACGGGACTTCCCTTTGCTGTTATTCTGTTGATTATGTGTTATAGTCTACAGAAAGGACTTAGAGAAGAATTGGCAAAAACAACTAAGAAGGCAAAGTCAAAGGAGGAGAAGAGTTATAAAGAGATTATAGCTGAGTTATTAGATGAACCTATAAATAAGTAA
- the pruA gene encoding L-glutamate gamma-semialdehyde dehydrogenase, giving the protein MSKGFYQVPTAYNEPVKSYAPGTTERELTLNSFKEQYNTTVDIPLYIGGEEIRTGNTKDLFPPFDHKHKLGVYHEADKALVEKAVATALEAKTKWAAMPWEHRASIFLKAAELLAGPYRAKINAATMIAQAKTLHQAEIDSACEFIDFLRFNVQYMTQIYSEQPASENGIWNRLEHRPLEGFIYAITPFNFTAISGNLPSAPAMMGNVVVWKPAATQIYSARVIVEVFKEAGLPDGVINVVYGNSGMITDTLLASPDFAGIHFTGSTGVFNSMWAQIGQNISNYKTYPRIVGETGGKDFVLAHPSANAKEVAVALTRGSFEYQGQKCSAASRAYVPASMWNQVREYMTADLATIKMGSPEDPTNYVSSVISEGSFDKLAKAIDQAKADADAEVILGGKYDKSVGYFIEPTVILTTNPKYTTMETELFGPVLTIYVYEDAKWAETLKLVDETSIYALTGAIFSGCRYAIAEATEALVNAAGNFYINDKPTGAVVGQQPFGGARASGTNDKAGSILNLLRWVSPRTIKETFIPATDYKYPFLG; this is encoded by the coding sequence ATGTCAAAAGGATTCTATCAAGTTCCGACTGCGTACAATGAGCCAGTTAAGTCTTATGCGCCTGGAACAACAGAAAGAGAATTGACTTTGAACTCGTTCAAAGAACAATACAACACAACAGTTGATATTCCATTATATATTGGTGGAGAAGAAATCAGAACTGGAAACACGAAAGATTTATTCCCTCCATTTGATCACAAACATAAATTAGGTGTTTACCATGAGGCTGATAAAGCTTTAGTAGAGAAAGCAGTAGCTACTGCTTTAGAAGCTAAAACTAAATGGGCTGCAATGCCATGGGAACACAGAGCATCTATCTTTTTAAAAGCTGCTGAATTATTAGCTGGTCCTTACCGTGCTAAGATTAACGCTGCAACAATGATCGCTCAAGCTAAAACATTACACCAAGCTGAGATTGACTCTGCATGTGAGTTTATTGATTTCCTACGTTTTAACGTACAATATATGACTCAAATCTATTCTGAGCAACCAGCTTCTGAGAATGGTATCTGGAATAGATTAGAGCACCGTCCATTAGAAGGATTTATTTACGCGATTACCCCTTTTAACTTTACAGCTATCTCTGGTAACTTACCTTCTGCCCCTGCTATGATGGGGAATGTAGTGGTATGGAAACCAGCTGCAACGCAAATATACTCTGCTAGAGTTATTGTTGAGGTGTTTAAAGAAGCTGGTCTTCCTGATGGTGTTATCAACGTAGTGTATGGTAACTCAGGTATGATCACTGATACATTGTTAGCTAGTCCTGACTTTGCAGGTATCCACTTCACTGGATCTACAGGTGTATTTAACAGCATGTGGGCTCAAATCGGTCAAAATATCAGTAATTATAAAACTTACCCTCGTATCGTAGGTGAGACTGGTGGTAAAGATTTCGTATTAGCTCATCCTTCTGCTAACGCTAAAGAAGTAGCTGTAGCACTTACTAGAGGGTCTTTTGAGTACCAAGGTCAGAAGTGTTCTGCTGCATCTAGAGCGTATGTTCCTGCTTCTATGTGGAACCAAGTTAGAGAGTATATGACTGCTGATTTGGCTACTATTAAGATGGGATCTCCAGAAGATCCTACTAACTATGTATCTTCAGTTATCTCAGAAGGTTCATTTGATAAATTAGCGAAAGCTATCGATCAAGCGAAAGCTGATGCTGATGCAGAAGTAATCTTAGGTGGTAAGTATGATAAATCTGTTGGATACTTTATTGAGCCTACAGTTATCTTAACTACTAATCCTAAGTACACTACTATGGAGACTGAGTTATTTGGACCTGTATTAACTATCTATGTATATGAAGATGCTAAATGGGCTGAAACATTAAAATTAGTAGATGAAACTTCTATCTATGCATTAACAGGAGCTATCTTCTCTGGATGTCGTTACGCTATCGCAGAGGCTACCGAGGCATTAGTTAATGCTGCTGGTAACTTCTATATCAATGATAAACCAACAGGAGCAGTAGTAGGTCAACAACCATTCGGTGGGGCAAGAGCTTCTGGTACGAATGATAAAGCAGGTTCTATCTTGAACTTACTTCGTTGGGTATCACCTAGAACGATTAAAGAAACGTTCATTCCAGCAACTGATTATAAATATCCTTTCTTAGGATAA
- the hxpB gene encoding hexitol phosphatase HxpB has protein sequence MENKVITTVLFDMDGVLIDSEGFWQQAEEEVFTSVGAIWDEEIALQTQGKTTRAVTELWYELFPWKGKTIEEVEQAVIDRVEELIRAEGQIKEGVVQTLTFLKGRGVKIGLATNSPEVLINAALERLGIRDFFQTIVSVEHVEKGKPAPDVYLKAASNLGSQPSECIVIEDSFTGATAGKNANMIVIAIPDKEQYDQERFDITDFKLKSMVLLNEKIVSFLQ, from the coding sequence ATGGAGAATAAAGTGATAACAACAGTACTTTTTGATATGGATGGAGTCTTAATTGACTCGGAGGGATTTTGGCAACAAGCAGAGGAGGAAGTATTTACTTCGGTTGGAGCTATATGGGATGAGGAAATTGCACTTCAGACACAAGGGAAGACAACTAGAGCGGTGACTGAACTGTGGTATGAACTGTTTCCTTGGAAAGGTAAGACTATTGAAGAAGTAGAGCAAGCAGTCATAGATAGAGTAGAAGAATTAATTCGCGCTGAGGGGCAGATTAAAGAAGGAGTAGTACAGACCTTAACATTCTTAAAAGGAAGAGGTGTCAAGATAGGATTAGCAACTAATTCACCAGAAGTTTTAATTAATGCAGCACTTGAACGTCTTGGTATTCGTGATTTCTTTCAGACTATTGTATCTGTAGAACACGTTGAGAAGGGTAAACCAGCGCCAGATGTATATCTAAAAGCAGCATCTAATCTAGGTAGTCAGCCTAGTGAATGTATTGTTATTGAAGATTCGTTTACAGGAGCTACAGCTGGTAAGAATGCGAATATGATAGTCATCGCTATTCCCGATAAGGAACAATACGATCAAGAGAGGTTTGATATTACAGACTTTAAATTGAAGAGTATGGTTTTATTAAATGAAAAAATTGTATCTTTTTTGCAGTAA
- the apaG gene encoding Co2+/Mg2+ efflux protein ApaG, translating to MEKMVSQTTKGIKITVNTEYEGSFFRAKKVCYTFSYTITIENNTTNYVQVWSRFWEIYDALNSTKIVQGAGVVGEQPIIEPGAKYSYSSGCLLNSPLGAMKGYYEIMNLSDNKFFTVEIPSFKLSTPFVLN from the coding sequence ATGGAGAAGATGGTTTCACAAACAACAAAGGGAATAAAAATCACAGTGAATACTGAATATGAAGGAAGCTTTTTTAGAGCAAAGAAAGTTTGCTATACTTTTTCATATACTATTACTATTGAAAACAATACGACTAATTATGTTCAAGTATGGAGTCGATTTTGGGAGATATATGATGCTCTTAATAGTACCAAAATAGTACAGGGAGCAGGTGTTGTAGGCGAGCAACCTATTATAGAACCAGGGGCAAAGTATTCATATAGTAGTGGATGTTTACTTAATTCTCCATTAGGTGCAATGAAAGGGTATTATGAGATAATGAATTTAAGTGATAATAAGTTTTTTACAGTAGAAATACCAAGTTTTAAACTATCAACTCCCTTTGTGCTGAATTAG
- a CDS encoding DUF5103 domain-containing protein, with the protein MRSKIVFLILCLIGVFSVKAQAPQNFTADYIKTVGFMSSNRAVNPFFQLGDSFTLEFDDLYGDDSDYYYRVKAYNYDWTPSKLKQIEYIDGLDRQRMLDYENSFNTLQNYTHYKLTLPSSRYRILKSGNYVLEIYNQSNEVVIRRKFVLYENVVNVPIQIKRTRNLDYFETKQNVELTVALGDAIYQNPVQNIKIAIFQNGRWDSFLNNIKPQYTMGNDLIYKYEEQTQFWAGNQFLNFDNSDIKQVNNMIGSITTDNGIYNTYLYTNESRKNKGYTYFPDINGSFYPRTINGRNSQTEAEYSWIYFSYKPAEDTVSGLDYYVTGMFNDYALIPENKMKYNEEKGTYEQTILVKQGFTNFSYTVLQKGVVSPELAPDGNFALTTNKYQVLVYYRGNNDLYDRVIGIGEASAENIVY; encoded by the coding sequence ATGCGAAGTAAGATCGTTTTTTTGATCCTATGTTTGATTGGGGTTTTCAGCGTAAAAGCGCAGGCACCGCAGAACTTTACAGCGGATTATATCAAGACTGTTGGCTTTATGAGTAGCAATAGAGCTGTTAACCCTTTCTTTCAGTTAGGGGATAGCTTTACACTTGAGTTTGATGATTTGTATGGTGATGATAGTGATTATTATTATCGTGTTAAGGCTTATAATTATGATTGGACGCCTTCTAAACTGAAGCAAATAGAGTATATAGATGGTCTTGATAGACAAAGAATGTTGGATTATGAAAATTCTTTTAATACTTTACAGAATTACACACATTATAAATTGACATTGCCTAGCAGTAGATATCGCATATTGAAAAGTGGAAATTATGTTTTAGAGATTTATAACCAAAGTAATGAGGTTGTCATTAGACGCAAGTTCGTTCTTTATGAGAATGTAGTGAATGTTCCCATACAGATTAAAAGGACGCGTAATTTAGATTATTTTGAGACCAAACAGAATGTGGAGCTTACTGTAGCTTTAGGAGATGCAATATATCAGAACCCTGTTCAGAATATTAAAATTGCAATATTCCAAAATGGTAGATGGGACTCTTTCCTGAATAATATCAAACCGCAATATACCATGGGGAATGATCTTATTTATAAATATGAAGAACAGACACAGTTTTGGGCGGGTAACCAGTTTCTAAACTTTGATAATAGTGATATTAAACAGGTTAATAATATGATAGGATCTATCACTACTGATAACGGGATTTATAATACTTATCTCTATACTAATGAAAGTAGAAAGAATAAAGGATATACATACTTCCCAGATATCAATGGAAGTTTTTATCCTAGAACTATCAATGGAAGAAATTCTCAAACCGAGGCAGAGTATAGTTGGATTTATTTTAGTTATAAACCAGCTGAAGATACAGTAAGTGGCTTAGACTATTATGTCACAGGAATGTTCAATGATTATGCCTTGATTCCCGAGAATAAGATGAAGTATAATGAGGAAAAAGGAACTTATGAACAGACGATTTTAGTAAAACAAGGGTTTACTAATTTTAGTTATACTGTTTTGCAAAAAGGAGTAGTAAGTCCAGAGTTAGCTCCAGACGGTAATTTTGCATTAACGACTAATAAGTATCAAGTATTGGTATATTATCGTGGCAATAACGATCTATATGATAGAGTAATAGGTATCGGAGAAGCAAGTGCTGAGAACATTGTTTACTAG